A window of Equus przewalskii isolate Varuska chromosome 6, EquPr2, whole genome shotgun sequence genomic DNA:
tcttgaaCAAGATACAAAAAAGCACCGACTAAAAGGAAAAGGTTGATACTGTTATTACGTTTAATATAAATatccctgtaaaaaaaaaaaagacatcataaaGTTAAAAGCCAAGCACAACCACTTAGCATTAGTTTCCAAAATTTAAGAACTACTAATCAGTAAGAAATAGGCAAATAATTCATTAGGAAAGTGGTCAATCAGTAATTCACAGAAGTGGAAATCTAAAAGCTCAATTATGAAATGAAAAGGTGTGCAAACTCAGTGATAGTCtaaatagagattaaaaacacTGATCACACTAGTGCTGGTGGGGCACAAagaaactagaactctcatacactgccagCAGAAGTGTAAATTTCTACAACCATTTTTTGAGATCATTTTGTCAATATTTAGGTAACTTCAATATGAATATACTCTTTGATTGAGCTATTCCAGTCCTAGGTAGATACCCTAGAGAAACTCTAGCTTATGGACAGAAGGAACTGtgcataagaatgttcatagcagcattgtagAACAAAACTTATCAATAAATCAAAAGACTATAGAGTTGAGTGGACAAAGCAAGTTCCACAAAAGGATCTGTATAGTGTGACATTTAATAATCTTTGAACACTTGGAAAGCTAATCTATACAATATTATAGATGCATAAAGTTGCAGTAAAAATGAGAGTATGAGTGTAAAATGACCAGGATTGCATAATTAAAAGTGTTTTGTTATGAGAGACAAGGGAGGGAAATGAGATTAGGGAAAATTTTAGAGAAACAGCAGATATgtctataaatttaatttaaaaacatataacaCAAATAGGGCATaatgttaaaatttcataaaGTTGAGTGATGTGTACACAAGTATTTATTATATTGATTTGTGTGCTTTCTGATTGATTGAAACatttcacaaaaaagaaacaaaatgtagtatatattgTCCTAAATCTTTGTGATATATAGAGTTAACAATACACCAAGTATTAGTTATATACCATTTATTAGATTAAATACACATGTTATTAAATGGTGAGAACAAATAGAAGAAAGCTTGTTCAGCAGgtcaggattaaaaaaataagccgTCTTCTGGATCTTCTTACCGACTGCAATTCACTCGCAGTTATTTTCATAATGCCAAACACGGACAACACAGTTGGAGATAGACACAGCACATACAGACAAAGCTGTTTCCATTAAGATGAGCATATACTGAAATGTAGATTGTCAAATCATAGAGCCCAGGTTACACGACGTGTCTGGATTTGTGATTTGTTTGGAGAATCTTCGCCGGTATGTGTGGAGTGCACACGTACAATACTACGAGGCATTGCAGTGCGTGCTGGTAATGAAGTAACTCTGACAGAACTCTCAGATTGCTGTATATCCTGAATTTCTCTCTCAGATTCATGAAGGATGGTCAGTGAGCCACAACAATTGATGGACTGCTTGTGTTGTAGGACAGAGAGGATTCCTGgggaaaagagaagccagaagaggGTGATGAAACAATGGAGAGTCATGGAAGAATTTCTCTCCCTGTTGGAAGAACTTCTCTCCCTGTTCTTTCCCTGTGTGCCAGAAGCCCAGTGGGCCCCTTTGAACTGCACTTTGGTATGGAGATGCTTTAGGGGAAGAGACTGGAAGTGTATAAAGAATAGCTCAAACGCTGCTCAGCTCAACAAAATTGAGGATTCTTTCTGAAAGAGGACATGCTTCTGAGTTAGGAAGTACAattccaaatgaaattttaaagactTCTTAGGACAAGAGGGTCTCCAGTGTTGGTGGGTGGCAGTTTAGCATCAGATATTGCTTCTCTCTGACCTCACATTGCCTTGGCACTACACTGTACACCCAGGGTCACTGCCCCTCTCCACATAAGTGAACATTCTGTATCAGCCGCTCTACTTAGTCATGACTTTGATGGTTATCTCTGCCCTGAAGGGGCGCAGTGTGAAAGACAGTAGAAAAGGTGGAAATGAGGAGCTGCCCTCTGAAGCAAGCGTATTGAACATGTCACATAGCCCTAATCTCCAACTTTATCCTTGTAGGAACTGTCCTTGGAGAATGAGTCCACTTCAACTTTAGCCTTTTAAAATGCAAGGGTtggcattttttcccccattcccTTTTCTTACCTTTTCATTCTCCCCTCTGTCAGGGGTGAATTGGTTCTTATCACCCATCAAAGGCCCTGAAGACACTCACCAgagacaataaagaagaaaacatttaagtaGGCAGTGAAAATGATCCAGGTGATCCTGTAACTAGCATAGTACACGGATTGACCTTGCCTTAGATTTCGGCGATAACGTAGAAGTGCACAGAGCAGAAGGATACCTAATGTCcaggcaaaaggagaaaaagtccCTTCTGAGGAAATTTGGTTCTTTTATTCAAGTCTTAATCCCAGATATGCCTGACTTCCAAGCCTCCACCCTATACAGCTGCACCTTGTTCAAAGACCAATCCCACCTCAGTGATGGATCCAATTCAGAAGCTGCATTTCTGACCCAAAGAACTGGGAAAGCCCAATTAGTCAGACCCATAGCCTGGACCCACAAACCACGTATACCTCCAAGCCTGTGTTAGGGGAACCAGGAAGTTACctgagaggaaactgaggaagacatTGACGAAGAGGACAAGTTTACTTTGAGGAAGCAGATAGGTAAATTCCAAACCCAGGAACATGTtatggaagaaggaaagggacagGACCCAAATCATCAGAATCCTGACCACTTTCAGGTTATCTGTTGGAAAGCAGAAGCTGTATTGAGAGAAGGACAGATATTTCTTCTAGGCTCATTTCCACCTGGGGGCCACAGATCTCTAGGTAAAAATGGGACTAGGGTGAAAAATTTGACTAAGTAATacacagggaagggaggaaagtaaAAAGAGACAGGGAGCTTTAAGCTGAATGCGAGAGAGTAGGAGAAGAAACTGTTTTCTATGTTGGTGTCTCtggaagtttctttctcttctactcttTTTTCAGAACTCATTTCTTATTAAATACTGCAGTCAGTCAAGTCCACCTCTAGGGGCACTATGACCTACTTTCCTTGCTACCAGTTACCTTTTTGTATACCTTCATGTCCTAGATGAGCTGACCCCTCTGCTGCTACTGGCAAAGCGTCTCAACTGCCCAGCAGTTAAGTCTGTGAGCCTCTAAACTTTTCTCTGAAACAGGCAAATGGTGAGATTTTGGAGTCGGCCTTGACTATGTTGATTACGAAAGTGGGCACACAGCAGGGGTAAGTTGCACCAGAGAATAATGGGTAATCTGGTGAGATGAATGGAGGTCAAGCAAAAATGAACCCTCCCTCTCTACCTATCTGTTTCCATAGTATAGTTCTGACCTTCTGGCCAAACAGAAGTGCAACATATCCATGGACTGTGGCTTATCGTATCGTTTTTTGTTTCGAATTTCAGTTCAACCCATTCTTCTATGATGATTCCTACTGCCAAGAAGACTAAGGCCCAGGAGGAGAACAACATGTTGGTGGCCTGGACATTTCTAGTTGATATATGCACCATCGCGAGTGGGGATTTCAAACTGAgaccaccaccaatgtctcacaCGTGTCTTCTCTGATCTGATGAGTCACAGGAAGAAGGGCAAAATGCAGACTTCTAGTGATTGCTGAGGCATTGACAGAGGCAGAAGCTGAAGTAGCCTATGGAACAGAGAAGATAAATCCCACTCTTCACCACTCCTATATCTGGGCTGGCCTGTAAACAGGGCTGCTAACTGCCATGGAATCATCTATTGGTTTGACCCTTGACCCTGAGGCCTAGTGCAGTGGAAGGACCAAAGGGCTCAGAGGTCCTGAGAAAGCTGTCAGATAGAGAGGGAGATATGACATCACATAGAGAGAGAGCTAGCAGATATAGGGATAACTAGAGGCCTTGAAAGAAGTTAAACAGGTATGACTAAAGAGggccaactttattatttttttcttaaaatatagaaaGCCTATTAATATAAATGAAGTGCTATTTGTCGACATGAAGAAGACCTGCAGCCAAGTCTGCCCTCTCGCTGGACATGAGAGCTTCTTTGATGTCAACTTCTGTAAACCAGTCCTAGCTATTCTCTGCCTCCACTTCTGAGCCCCAAGTTATCTAAGAATGCCATTTTTGCCTTGGTGGGTCCCGAGGTAGCTCTGGGACCTGCAGGAAATGATAGAGGAGGACAGAATGATAGTGGCTATTCTGCTGTGTGAGTCAGTGGTCTTTTTGCCAATTTTAGAGTTAGAATTCTATGTTCCAAGATTAGTTGATATTAGGTAGGGATCACTGGAGAGCAGAAAGAATTAAAGGTCATTGAAATGAGCAGTCAGCTACCTTGCATCGTAAAAGGGAATGACCATTCAAAATTTAGGATGTTTTGGAAAAACTTGTGTCTTCATTTCGAGAGCCTAAAGAAGTTTAGTTAGGCAAGCATCTAAGAAATAGACCAGCAGCTTGAAATCAAAAGAACTGACCTGATACACTGAACCATTGCAGTCCAATATCATTTATAAGGCATAGACAATTATTTCCTGTCAAAATTCCCTTTGTaactgcagagaaaacatttttggatTCCTTGAATGGGCAACCATGGTATGCACTAAGCTCAGAGTCAGAGGACTTGTACTGAATTTCAAAAAGGAACTTTACTAAACTGAGATAAAACTAATCTCAAAAGTCCTCTGTatgcctgtttttttttaatttttatttttttcggatgtacatcatatttcgaattctatgtacattacatcatgttcaccgcccgaacactaattatagtgcatcctctcacatgtgagcctaatcaccccttgtGCCCTggcccccccttcccctatggtaaccaccagtccaatctccaatgctgtgtttttgttttttttttttggcgcttttatcttctacttatgagtgagatcatatggtacttgactttctccctctgacttatttcactcagcataataccctcaaggtccatccaagttgtcacaaatggccggattttgtcatttcttatggctgagtagtagtccatcgtgtataaataccacatcttctgtatgcCTATTTCTTTGACCTTATTGCAGGCCCCGAGattgctgttttctttcattgcctCCAACATGCTATGCTGTCTCTCTTCCAGACCTCTGTACACATTctgttatattttatctttttgattttttaaaacaatgctcAAGTATTTAATCTTACAAGGGAGACTTTGTGGTTAAGAAAATGGACTCTGGATCCCAgctttaaatcctggctctaccactgaGCAGCTTTGTGGTCTTAGAAACAATAATGCTTCCTATGGAATAAGgattttgtaaagattaaatgagtttagaGACGTAAAGCACTTAAAAGAGTTCCTAGCACATAGCACATGATATATAATCAATTGCCTTGGTATTAATTTGGAGTCTCTGGAAGGAGACTCTGAGGCAGAGATTTGTGTGTGGCAGTTTATTGGGGAGTACACCCAGGAGCCACACCTGTTAAGTGTTTGAGGGAAGCAGGCTTTGAGCAGAAGTTGAACTAAGATGTAGTTGCAACAGAATAAGTGTTGGCCAACCCTACCAGGATCCCTGGATCTGGGGTGGTCCTTCAGAGTCATCTTGAATGGAGCAAGAGAGCTCAGTTTGTCATGGAATGTAGGCTGCCCCTGGAGTGGTATCTCCCTTCTGTGTCAAGGGAAATTCTTGTATCTCTCAGGAACTGTAAACCTCACAGTCAACATTTCTGGTAGCTATGGGAATGAACTCCCATCGTTTATCACTCGTATATCAGGGCCACCTTGCTGTTAGAGCTGCCAACTGCCATGGAATCATCTATCGGTTTGACTCTTGACCCTTGCGTTCTAGTGTAATGGAAAGACCAAGAGCGTAACAGGCAGCATGCCATGACAACTTATATTATTACATTCTTACATAttgatgcttttatttctatGCAATAGATCCTTAGGAATAGGATTCCTGGGCTGAAAGATTTATgtctcttttaaattttgatagataatAGCAAAGATATAAAGATGTATCCAGATTAGATAAACTTATAGGATGTGAGGGATTTGTCTGAtacagatcaaagaagaaatcctgtTTCCAGCTAAGGAGAGTAGTAGTCAATGATGCCATTAACTAAAACGTAAAATATGAGAGGAAGCATAAGCCTGGTAAGGAAGAAGTAAGTACTGGTTTGGGTTAAGCTTTGCCTACAGGACATATGATAGACAGAATTTAGCTCTGGAACTTGACAACAGATTAGAGGTTTTCAGCCTAAGGATGGCAATTGAAACAGGTGTGCATGTCACCATGTAAGGATATTGCAAAGGATGTAACAAGAGGTAGAGGAGGAAATTCTGGAGAACATCTGTACttatgagaaagaggaagaagaattaGGGAGAAGGTAGAGAAATATAAATGCTGCTGAGGAATTACAAAGAGAATAGAGTTTTAAGGAGAGATTGGGCAATGGTATCTAATGCTGCAGAGAAATCAAATTAGGTGGGAGCTGAACATATGTCAATTTGACAATTAGAATGTTGATGATTTCGGTCACAGTACTTTCAGGAGAATGATGGGAcaagaagtagaagagagagatttatttttttttttttagacaggcaactagattaaataaataacaaacaagGGAAAAGGGAAAGTAGAATTGCAGCTTTGAGGGGGAAATGtgcaattttgaaaaagtagaGAATAGTGGAATGATTCCCATGTATCCTTCATCCAACTTCAGTGATCAGCCCCTGAATTATTCTGAAACTGTCCCAGAAAATTTcatcatctttaaatatttgtttgtattACTAAAAAATAAGACTTGATTCCCCCCCACCTCCATTGCTTTGcttggtctctttctctctttttcttcttaatctggTTTATTAGAGGGTTACCAGTTTTGCTAATCTTTTCGAGATCTCTTCACGTATTTAGccatttgaaaacattatttttaatgtatttcactACTTTAAGCTTTTAcctcattatttctcttttcctactaatttttttttggttttatccCCTGATTTTCTTAAGAtagtttaaaattcttctttaataTGCCAGGATTTAGAGCTGTATCTTTTTCTCTGTGCACTGTTTGCTATGtctcatacatttttttctacactttaaaaaatagattttttaagagcacttttaggttcatagcaaaagtGAGCAGAAGGTCCAGAGATTTCCCATCtaccccctgtccccacacatgcatagccttccCCATTACCAACATCCCCTACCACaggggtacatttgttacaattggtgaacCCACATTGACACAGTTCACATTAGGTTCGCTCTTGGTTATGTCTCATGCATTTTCACATGACTTTTTCTCCATCTTGTTTCTTGTTAAacaatttctgattttagtttttatttcaccATTGATTCAGGGATTATATGGGAGGGATTCTCTTAATTACCAAGCAGCTATGAATTTTAAGTCgccatttttctaattttttctttgttaaaaaaatgaattacaatAGGAGTATagtctgaaaaaaattaatctttgaaTTTGTTAAGGTTTTCTTTGTGGCCAAGCACATGATTAATTTAGAATATTCcatagacaaacaaaaaataaatgtcttataCAAAGAATTGACTTTATATATGATGCAAAGTTGTATAAACCACTTGCTTATTGATTTGCTCAATTCTTCTTTGTCATTATTATGTTTTGATCTGCTGGAATAAGTCTGATTTTGAAAGAAGTATGTTGGCATCTCTTTCTATGGCTGTAGCTTAAATAGATTGTCTCTTCTACTTCATTTTTGTATTGGTTATAGTTTGTATATAGAAAGTCTCTTGATTAtagtatgttaattttatatctctGTCTCCTACTGAATTCTcttattgtaaattattttggCTGTTTTCCTAGGTTTTCAAGTTCTGTTTCATATGTTCTTAACATAGATATagctttacttctttctttataatTCGTGTGTCTTTGTTTCTGCTTGATTCTTTGATTTGGCAGAGACCTGCATTACAAGATTAAGTAGTAGTGGCAATAGCAGGTTGCTTTGCCCTTTTCCTGACTTAAATTGGAGCAGTGTTTCTGTATTCTGATAATATATACTCCATCTTGTAAAGGAAGTAGCCATTGATTCTTaggtcattgattttttaaaaatcagattggatgttgaattttgtcaaatgaatttTTGGTATTTATGGAGATGAACACATaatatcttttcttcttagaTCTATTAATATGATTAATTATATAACTGGATTTCCCTATATTGTGCAATTATTCCATTCCTGTAGTAAACCTCATTTGGATATAACATTATCCTTTAATGTTcaattgcattttgtttttagtatttttgcaTTGGTAGGTGTAAGTGAGGGGAGATACAGTGAATATCAAGTTCTAAATCAATGTCATATTCATTTCAATACAGGAATACAGaagtattctttccttttccaagcTCAGGAACAGTTTCTAACATTGAGATTGTCAGGTCTTAAAGTTGTCGTAGAACTCTGCAAAATCATCTGTGCCAGTTGCTTTTATGAGCGGTAGCTTATTGAcaagtttctctatttttttttaaatagaaaataacctGCTTAAACCGTCTATATCTATAGgggttaattttttataaaaaatattttcctagaaagCTACTCATTTACTATTGATTATcagcattttctccccaaagttgtGCAAAATACtttgttgtgattttttaaaatttctactccttcaatgtttattttctcttagttatgtattttcttttagatcttttagattttttccttttttcttgactAAGTTAGTGGTTTGtccattttgctgatttttttccccaaagaattactttttaaaaacttattggtcagtttattttctaactcctttattttgttcttttaatttagaTTACAGTTAACTCTCTGAAATAgatgtttaattattatttcttttttcttttttttaaatttttatttttttcgggtgtacatcatatttcaaattctggatacattacatcatgttcaccaaccgaacactaattatagtgcatcccctcacatgtgaccctaatagccccttttgccctccccccaccttccccaatggtaaccaccagtccaatctccaatgctatgcgttttttttttttttttgtcgtttttatcttctacttatgatatggagagggtgtggagagaagggaacccttgttcactgctggtggcagtgcaaactggtgcagccactatggaaagcagtttggagtatcctcagaaaattaaggatagatctactatatgatccagctattccactgctgggtatttaccctaagaacttgaaaacacaaaggcataaagatacttgcacccctatgttcactgcggcattatacacaatagccaagtcttggaagcaacctaggtgcccatcaagggatgaatggataaagaagatgtggtatttatacatgatggactactactcagccataagaaatgacgaaatccggctatttgtgacaacaaggatggaccttgagggtattttttCACTTATCAATATATTTATGGCTTTTCCCTATGTCTTTAGCTATACAGATAATggattttgatatatatattttaaaatattcttattttctagaatttttgcaattttactttgtgtttcaTCTTTGATCAaggtcatttaaaatatatatatatatatattccttaatTTTCAGGaggatatttttataatttctcattttattgaattttgttcAAGAATGTTATTTgaattatatctattttttaaaaattatgagggTTGTTTTTTGATTAGTGAACAGTCACAGTCAAGTTTTGTGAATATATACTCTTGGAAAGAAAATGTTCTCTATTTCGTTTTATGGATATTCCATATACACTTGAAAAGAAGATGTTTTCTATTATTGGGGTTAAAGTTTGGTATATTTTGTTTAGGCCTTctgtatcttaattttttttatgtccACCTGATCTTGAATTGAGAAAGTAGCATCAAAGTTACCCCTTAATTTTATTAccgtatttatctttttctttgtacACCCTGTAATGTGTGCTATATGAAAATTGCGGCTGTGCTAGTTGCTACCTAGGTATTTTTACATGTTTCATATTTTCATCGTGAATTAGAACCTTTATCATTATATGTCTTTCTTTGcctcatttaaatatttcttggacAGATTCTACTTTGTTTGACTTTAAGATTGTgactattgatttctttttacctgcctttttcttaaatatttgctcattcttttttagcttttctggatcaatatatttttgtacatacCTTATATATAGCACAGACTTGAGTTTTGCTTGAGAAGCCAGTCTAAAAacattctttttgtgtgtatgtgtggaagattcaccctcagctaacatctgttgccaatcctcctcttttttttgcttgaggaagattagccctgagctaacatccatgtcagtcttccttcactttgtatgtgggatgactccacagcatggctgatgagtggggtaggtcagtatccgggatccaaacccgcaaaacctggccgcctaagcagagcatgtggaactttaaccactgagacaccaggccagcctctgagaACACTTTGTTAAATATACAACTGAAGCCCATTTACATTCAATGTTTGGATTCAATTTATGtcactttatattcattttacttggtgtgtgtgtgtctgagtgtgtgtttgATGAATGTATATAATAGTCATTTATTATATGATCTCCatgccatttatttttaaatatttttagtgtttagGGAGAATTGTAGGTTTGATCTAGGCTTACTATTACTCGTTTATTTAATATTCTTGGTCTCGTTTTTCACTTCAGACAATGT
This region includes:
- the TMEM225 gene encoding transmembrane protein 225 isoform X1, giving the protein MVHISTRNVQATNMLFSSWALVFLAVGIIIEEWVELKFETKNDTISHSPWICCTSVWPEDNLKVVRILMIWVLSLSFFHNMFLGLEFTYLLPQSKLVLFVNVFLSFLSGILLLCALLRYRRNLRQGQSVYYASYRITWIIFTAYLNVFFFIVSGILSVLQHKQSINCCGSLTILHESEREIQDIQQSESSVRVTSLPARTAMPRSIVRVHSTHTGEDSPNKSQIQTRRVTWAL
- the TMEM225 gene encoding transmembrane protein 225 isoform X2, whose product is MTLKDHPRSRDPDNLKVVRILMIWVLSLSFFHNMFLGLEFTYLLPQSKLVLFVNVFLSFLSGILLLCALLRYRRNLRQGQSVYYASYRITWIIFTAYLNVFFFIVSGILSVLQHKQSINCCGSLTILHESEREIQDIQQSESSVRVTSLPARTAMPRSIVRVHSTHTGEDSPNKSQIQTRRVTWAL